The following nucleotide sequence is from Thermoanaerobacterales bacterium.
GATCCGCGGTGCGACGCCCCACTTCGATTATGTCGCCGGGGAGGTGGCGAAGGGCGTCGCCCGCGTCGGGCTGGAGAGCGGGAAGCCGGTCATCTTTGGGGTTATCACGGCCGACACCATCGAGCAGGCCATCGAGCGTGCGGGTACCAAGGCCGGCAACAAGGGCTGGCAGGCCGCCGAGAGCGCGATCGAGATGGCCAACCTCCTGCGGGCGATATAGGCAGGGGCCGGAAGCATTATGGGACACCTTCTTGAAACGCTGCTCGACTATTTTAGGCAAGAACAATGGGTTTACACGCAGATTGAGGACGAACCCATCCTGCACTCCCTGTTTACCGGGAAGAACGGAAGGCTGCCCTTTATCGCCGAGGTTAAGGAAGACCTGGACATGGTGGTCTTCTACTCCTATTGCCCGGTCAAGACCCCGGAAAACACCCGGGACTCCGTGGCCGAATTTCTGACGCGGGCCAACTACGGCCTGCTGGTAGGCAACTTCGAGATGGACTATTCCGACGGGGAGGTCCGCTACAAGACGGTTATCGCCAGGGCCGGCGACTGCCTGAGCAACGACCTTATAAGCCATTTGGTCTACACGAACCTGGCGACCATGGACAGGTACCTGCCCGGACTTATGGGGGTCATCTACGGCGGGCTCTCCCCGGTACAGGCCGTGGTGCAGGTCGAAGGCGGCCAGACCAACATCAACTAGCGGAAAGCGGTGTTATGTAACATTAAACGGTGGCGGCCCTTAATAAATGATGGGGCTGCCACCTATTTGTCTTTCGCAAGGGGAAGACTAACGCTGGAGACGGCAGGCCGAAGGAGAGCGAACAGCTGAAGAAGGCGGGAGGCAGCGCAAGTGGCAAGGATTGTCGTTCTGGGCGGCGGGACGGGCGGGGCGGCGGTGGCGCGCAGCCTGGCGGCGAAGCTGCCCGCAGGTCATCGGGTGACCCTCGTCGAGAAAGAGGCCGAGGTCTACTTCCAGCCCTCTTTCCTGTGGGTAATGGTCGGGCGCCGCAGGCTTGACCAGATCGGCCGGGCGGTGAACAACCTGCGCGCCGCGGGGGTGGAGGTGATCATTGACCGGGCTCTGGGGATTGATCTCGAACGCCGGCGGCTGCGCCTGGCGGGAGACACCCTGCCGTACGATATTCTCGTCCTGGCGGCCGGCGCCGAGGCCGGCGAACCCGACCCGGCCGGACTCGGCCGCGCCGGCTTTAACCTCTACACTCCTGACGGGGCGAGCGCCGTCAGGGGTGCGATTGAGACCCTGGAGGGGGGTGAGGTGGTGGTGCTGGCCGCCGGAGAGCCCATCAAGTGCCCGCCCGCCCCATACGAAGCGGCCTTGCTCCTGCACAGCTATTTCGCCCGGAAGGGGCGGGGCGAAAACATACGCCTCAGTGTTTACACCCCCGGGACCGCGCCGCTGGCCGTGGCCGGCAAGGGCCCCTCGGATGCCATCGCCGGGGCGTTGGCGGCCCGCGGCATCAGCTTTTACACGGGCCAGCGGCTGGAGAGGGTCGACCCCGGACGCCGCCTGATCCGCTTCAGCGGCGGGGGTGAAGCGCGCTTCGACCTTCTCATATACGTTAGCCGCCACCGTTGCCCGGAGGCCGTCCGTCAGAGCGGTCTGGTGGACGACTCGGGGTGGGTGCCGGTGGACCCCTTTACTTTACGTACCGAGGCCCAGGGAGTTTATGCCATCGGGGACGTTAACCGGGTACGCCTGCCCTCGGGGGATGAGCTCTTCAAAGCCGGAGAGATCGCCCACTTTCAGGGGCTGGTGGTGGCCGACAACATCGCCGCCGGACTTCAGGGACGGGAGCCGCGGCGGCTGTTCGGGGGGAAG
It contains:
- a CDS encoding YbjN domain-containing protein; this translates as MGHLLETLLDYFRQEQWVYTQIEDEPILHSLFTGKNGRLPFIAEVKEDLDMVVFYSYCPVKTPENTRDSVAEFLTRANYGLLVGNFEMDYSDGEVRYKTVIARAGDCLSNDLISHLVYTNLATMDRYLPGLMGVIYGGLSPVQAVVQVEGGQTNIN
- a CDS encoding FAD/NAD(P)-binding oxidoreductase produces the protein MARIVVLGGGTGGAAVARSLAAKLPAGHRVTLVEKEAEVYFQPSFLWVMVGRRRLDQIGRAVNNLRAAGVEVIIDRALGIDLERRRLRLAGDTLPYDILVLAAGAEAGEPDPAGLGRAGFNLYTPDGASAVRGAIETLEGGEVVVLAAGEPIKCPPAPYEAALLLHSYFARKGRGENIRLSVYTPGTAPLAVAGKGPSDAIAGALAARGISFYTGQRLERVDPGRRLIRFSGGGEARFDLLIYVSRHRCPEAVRQSGLVDDSGWVPVDPFTLRTEAQGVYAIGDVNRVRLPSGDELFKAGEIAHFQGLVVADNIAAGLQGREPRRLFGGKLGCVFETGDSALAIAGNIYRRRPNLLVLPSSRGWVAVKWLAEREWLREHS